The Elaeis guineensis isolate ETL-2024a chromosome 14, EG11, whole genome shotgun sequence genomic sequence TTACACAAGTACGTAGGCTCTACCCAATTAATGTATAACGAAGCTGTCTCTTTCCCCGGTGCAAGCTTAAACTTAGtactaaatttttatatattagtcTTTATGACTAACATCTGTATTGATTAAATTAGGGTCCAATGGAACGTGACAACCGACACGAGGGTTCAGAGTTTATTCTCACGGCGCTAACGGCGGATCTTCGACTCCTAATAAATTCTAAATCCCATGAGAGCCCTCATACTTGTCAATTATAGGCCTGGGTCCGAACTTAACAAACCAAATGGAACCTTTCCGTTCTTTTTTCGGATAAATATAgtacaaaaattaattaattttttattgattaaataatttatttatatttttatatttttttaaaataaataaattattttttataaataatatttatccataaaatataaaaaaaataattaattaataaaataaatatttaattttatttttaaaatatttcatcattattttCAATATCTATAATATTCAATTCAATGTCCAATAGTTCAATTATCTAtttttgttaaatctaaaaaatctaaaaaatattataaaaaatataaataaattttgataatttatctaaaaaaataataatgtaaaagattataaataataaatttggaagttatttttttaatatataaaatatataaataaataagttttttatttaaatattatttgagatatatttatctcaaaaaatttaggtTCTAAAGTAAATTTTTtacccataaaaaaataaaaaataatttatattttcttgACATAGATTAGTCAGTTTCGTTATTTCAAAGCAAAGAAGGGTTTATTTTGTTTTAGGAGTTTATGAGATACAACATGGGTGGCATCTGAAGTGGATGAACGATCGGACGGTCAGGGTCAGGATGGAAGGATGGGATGACCTATTTTTAATTCCTGCGGGACAGCAGAACACTGCCCGTCTTTAAATACCAAAGTAAGGGCGGAGGCGGCACAATCCACGCTCCCGGCAGCGAGCTCCGGGGAAATTACGCAATTAGATCGTCGGAGTTCTTTTCGTCTACTGAAACGTCCCTTACCCTTCTCTCCTCACAAGTTACAAAGGGGAGAAGGAGGCCGAAGATCTTTTGTGGATACCCCCCTCAAAATATCTTCCCCTTTACGTTTTAGTCCCTCGCTTTCCGCCTCCGCCATCTCCGGGATGGGTTCGGAGCTCATCTATAGAGGCCACGAGCCCCAGCCCCAGGACGGCGCCGGCGGGTACTCGCCGAAGCCTCCGAAGCGGTCTGGCTGGCTCTCGTGGCCGCTCCGCTACCTACTCGGTGAGCAAAGACTCCTCTGCGTGCTCGTCGGGATGGCCCTCGCCTCCCTCGCCTTCGTCCTCCTCCCGCATGCGTCTCCGGCCGCGGGATCTGCCGTCGGTGCCCAAGTCATGgtcgacctcgtccgccgctccgCCGCCGGCGTCGGCGGAGGGTACTACAACCACCGGGAGGCGCTCCCGGTGAGGAGGTTCATCGGGGGGAAGGTGCCGCTGGGGCTGAAGCGGAAGGGGCTGAGGATCGTAGTGACCGGCGGGGCGGGGTTCGTGGGGAGCCATCTCGTGGACCGTCTGCTTGCTCGCGGTGACAGCGTGATCGTGGTGGATAACTTCTTCACCGGGAAGAAGGAGAACGTGATGCATCACTTCGGGAACCCTAATTTCGAGCTTATCCGCCATGATGTCGTGGAGCCGCTCCTCCTCGAGGTCGACCAGATCTACCACCTCGCGTGCCCGGCTTCTCCCGTGCACTATAAGTTCAACCCCGTCAAGACTATCATATccttttcgatcgatgatttctcttcttcctccatgGAAAATTTCCTCTTCTGTTTGATAGATTAGATTAGGGTTTTCGCGATAAAGATCTCTTTTTTAGTTCGTTCACCCATATGCGTTCTTTTGTGATAAAATCCTCTCCTTTCTTGCAATTTTTCTATGTGCTCTTCCTAAAGTTGCGATTTTTTGTCCGAAGAGATAAAAAATTTTCCACCTTTGTCAGAATTTTTTTAACGAATTTCTCGAATCTCTCTCCCCATCTGTGAACTCAGTGACAAAggtttctcttttctttcaattCCTCACTTTAAAAGTCACCGTCTTCCCTTCAAAATTTCTTCATTTTTGCGTATGGCTTTCCCCTGTTTCGGGTTTCTCAGCACAGAGCATCTTCTTCTGCCGTAGAAAACCAAAAAAAACTCTTTATTGCGAAAATTATAGTTATTTCCTTATGACTCCACGCGTTGTTGTGGTAGAGGGGCTTTCCTTGTGGAAcaaaattgttttttttttgtgtcGAGAATCGGTGTTCTTTCCTTGTAGAACAAAATTGGTCTTTTTGGTCGAGAATCGATGGGCTTTCTTCCTTGTCTTTCTGGTGGTCAATTTCTTGCTTACATTGACCCTTTCGGTTCTCCTGTTACTGCTTGCAGTTGTGTGTGGGGATGTGGTATCTCCCCTTCTCTTGGGACAACTTTTGCCTTATATTGTTAGCCTTAATTCATCCAGTTTTGGCTCTTGGCACAAGACCAACGTGGTGGGAACCCTCAACATGCTCGGCTTGGCCAAGAGGGTCGGCGCCCGTTTCCTCCTCACCAGCACCAGTGAAGTCTATGGCGACCCCCTCCAGCACCCCCAGGTTGAGACCTACTGGGGCAACGTCAATCCCATTGGTAttcccccctctctctatctctagcTTTGTTTTATTGGTATTTGATGATATTCCTGTGAAGGGGTGAAAGATTGGGCTACTTTTTTATAAAACAATTGTTTGATAAGATTATTTGAATCTTTTACAATGAAATATTAATTAAAAAGTGGTTTCAAGAATTACGAGAAACTAATTCCCGACTATAGCACTTGTTTTGTAATATATGATTAAGAATTTGAATAAAGGAAAGCAGCATCAAAtatatacctttttttttttcccccttttcgaTGGGGACTTTTGGGGACGATGGAAGAAAAGTAGGGTGGCAACGGACCAGTGGACCAGTTGCAGAGGTCTGACTTCCAGGTTGACAAACTTGCCTGTCTACTGACACGTGTCCTGGATGGGGCCGCAGGTGTTAGGAGCTGCTACGACGAGGGCAAGCGTACAGCGGAGACGCTGACCATGGACTACCATCGTGGTGCCCACGTTGAGGTGGGCCTCCCCTCTTCTCTTCTCTAATTATAATTATCCGATTAATTGTTTAATTATCTGCttataatgtaaaatttattaattaattagttttagAACTAAATTTTCCCCTCCCTCTGATGCAGGTTAGGATTGCTCGAATCTTTAACACGTACGGGCCTCGCATGTGCATCGACGATGGCCGGGTGGTGAGCAACTTTGTGGCCCAGGTCAGCCTTCTTTATTCTAGGCTTTTTATGatctttttttaatattataacatATGTACGAACTACAAAGTATGTTTgtgttaattaaataattttaagataCTTTGTGTTTAATTAGTGTGATAAAAAATGGGGTTGTTGGTTGTAATAATTTCAGGCGCTGAGGAAGGAACCAATGACAGTTTACGGGGATGGGAAGCAAACGAGGAGTTTCCAGTACGTCTCTGAT encodes the following:
- the LOC105057468 gene encoding UDP-glucuronic acid decarboxylase 2, which codes for MGSELIYRGHEPQPQDGAGGYSPKPPKRSGWLSWPLRYLLGEQRLLCVLVGMALASLAFVLLPHASPAAGSAVGAQVMVDLVRRSAAGVGGGYYNHREALPVRRFIGGKVPLGLKRKGLRIVVTGGAGFVGSHLVDRLLARGDSVIVVDNFFTGKKENVMHHFGNPNFELIRHDVVEPLLLEVDQIYHLACPASPVHYKFNPVKTIKTNVVGTLNMLGLAKRVGARFLLTSTSEVYGDPLQHPQVETYWGNVNPIGVRSCYDEGKRTAETLTMDYHRGAHVEVRIARIFNTYGPRMCIDDGRVVSNFVAQALRKEPMTVYGDGKQTRSFQYVSDLVEGLMRLMEGEHVGPFNLGNPGEFTMLELAKVVQETIDPNARIEFRPNTEDDPHKRKPDITKAKELLGWEPKVSLRHGLPLMVSDFRKRIFGDQSTSDAGNTGTGAS